A single genomic interval of Aedes aegypti strain LVP_AGWG chromosome 1, AaegL5.0 Primary Assembly, whole genome shotgun sequence harbors:
- the LOC110674273 gene encoding putative fatty acyl-CoA reductase CG5065 codes for MQAFSNHPTGLLPVEENYDPNKPSIKEFYAGRDIFITGGTGFMGKVLIEKLLRSCSGLNRIFILLREKKSKTTNDRLREIQELPLFEVLRRQDPNALSKMIPIKGDVSQLELGMSDEDRKRMSEVSVIFHVAANVRFDDPLKDANLCVMMHVSTTYSNPDKYIIEEKIYPPYADWEKTIKLAEEMDTQTLGNLCPEVHGNVAEHLRVHQILGRAYSSTTTGTGCR; via the exons ATGCAAGCGTTTTCAAATCATCCTACCGGGCTACTTCCGGTTGAGGAAAACTACGATCCGAACAAACCGTCGATCAAGGAGTTCTACGCCGGGAGGGACATCTTCATAACGGGCGGGACGGGTTTCATGGGTAAGGTGTTGATCGAGAAGTTGCTGCGGTCCTGTAGCGGACTGAATCGTATATTTATCCTGTTGCGAGAGAAGAAATCCAAGACCACTAATGATCGTCTTCGGGAGATTCAGGAACTACCG CTGTTCGAGGTGCTGCGTAGACAAGATCCCAACGCCTTGAGCAAGATGATCCCGATCAAGGGCGATGTGTCGCAGCTGGAATTGGGAATGTCAGACGAGGACAGAAAACGGATGAGTGAGGTTTCGGTGATCTTCCACGTGGCGGCTAACGTTCGATTTGACGACCCGCTGAAGGATGCC aatctTTGCGTAATGATGCATGTTTCGACGACCTACTCCAACCCGGACAAATATATTATTGAGGAGAAG ATCTATCCTCCGTACGCGGATTGGGAGAAGACCATCAAACTGGCCGAAGAAATGGACACGCAAACGCTTGGAAACCTTTGCCCCGAAGTACATGGGAATGTTGCCGAACACTTACGTGTTCACCAAATCCTTGGCCGAGCATATTCATCAACGACTACCGGGACAGGCTGCCGTTGA
- the LOC5575006 gene encoding putative fatty acyl-CoA reductase CG5065 yields MRDPIPGWIDNFNGPVGLLVGSGIVFAETMYCDPNNVADYTPVDVCIKAMIVAAWKKGTAVVQRTPVSPDSPQLPVYNCCISNLRNCTMSQIVEMGKVLSNDIPLDRCVWAPGGGITQIKILNTIRVVLYHIMPAILLDALLRATGQKPFVAKLQRKIYNANVALEYFIRNNWDFRNDNFIHLASEIKPEDNKDFYYRDFIEFDITLYFRNCILGARRYLLHEKDENIPKALKHYRRMKVLDKVCKFLIVSGFLYLILIKSDLLGLSLYMASYKTEYDLQR; encoded by the exons ATGCGTGATCCGATCCCCGGTTGGATCGACAACTTTAACGGACCGGTAGGGCTGCTGGTGGGCAGCGGTATCGTCTTTGCAGAAACCATGTACTGCGATCCGAACAATGTCGCAGACTACACGCCGGTAGACGTCTGCATCAAAGCGATGATCGTGGCAGCGTGGAAGAAGGGAACCGCCGTTGTCCAGAG GACCCCCGTATCGCCGGATTCCCCGCAGCTGCCGGTGTACAACTGTTGCATCTCCAATCTGCGCAACTGTACCATGTCGCAGATCGTCGAAATGGGCAAGGTGCTCTCCAACGACATCCCGCTGGATCGGTGCGTTTGGGCTCCGGGCGGCGGCATCACGCAGATCAAGATCCTGAACACCATCCGGGTGGTGCTGTACCACATCATGCCGGCCATACTGCTAGATGCGCTTCTACGGGCCACGGGCCAGAAACCATT TGTGGCAAAGCTGCAACGGAAAATTTATAACGCCAACGTTGCACTGGAATACTTCATCCGCAACAATTGGGACTTCAGGAACGACAACTTCATCCATTTGGCCTCGGAGATAAAACCGGAGGATAA CAAGGACTTCTACTATCGCGACTTCATCGAATTCGACATAACGCTGTACTTCAGAAACTGCATCCTCGGGGCTCGTCGATACCTACTCCATGAAAAGGACGAAAATATTCCGAAAGCTTTGAAGCACTATCGGCGCATGAAAGTTTTGGACAAAGTATGCAAGTTTCTGATCGTGTCCGGATTCCTGTACCTAATTCTGATCAAGTCGGACCTGTTAGGGCTATCACTTTACATGGCTTCCTATAAGACCGAATACGATCTACAGCGATGA